Proteins encoded in a region of the Ursus arctos isolate Adak ecotype North America unplaced genomic scaffold, UrsArc2.0 scaffold_2, whole genome shotgun sequence genome:
- the KCTD7 gene encoding BTB/POZ domain-containing protein KCTD7 isoform X3, producing the protein MVVVTGREPDSRRPDGAMSSSDAEDDFLEPATPTATQAGHALPLLPQEFPEVVPLNIGGAHFTTRLSTLRRYEDTMLAAMFSGRHYIPTDAEGRYFIDRDGTHFGDVLNFLRSGDLPPRERVRAVYKEAQYYAIGPLLEQLENMQPLKGEKVRQAFLGLMPYYKDHLERIVEIARLRAVQRKARFAKLKVCVFKEEMPITPYECPLLNSLRFERSDSDGQLFEHHCEVDVSFGPWEAVADVYDLLHCLVTDLSAQGLIVDHQCIGVCDKHLINHYYCKRPIYEFKITWW; encoded by the exons ATGGTGGTAGTCACGGGGCGGGAGCCAGACAGCCGTCGCCCAGACGGTGCCATGTCCAGCTCCGACGCTGAAGACGACTTTCTGGAGCCGGCCACCCCGACGGCCACGCAGGCGGGGCACGCGctgcccctgctgccccaggag TTTCCCGAGGTTGTCCCCCTTAACATTGGAGGGGCTCACTTCACCACACGCCTGTCTACCCTGCGGCGCTATGAAGACACCATGCTGGCGGCCATGTTCAGCGGGCGGCATTACATCCCCACCGACGCCGAGGGCCGGTACTTCATCGACCGGGACGGCACCCACTTTGG AGATGTGCTGAATTTCCTGCGCTCAGGGGACCTGCCTCCCCGGGAGCGTGTACGGGCTGTGTACAAAGAGGCCCAGTACTATGCCATCGGGCCCCTCCTGGAGCAGCTAGAAAACATGCAGCCtctgaagggggagaaagtgCGCCAGGCATTTCTGGGACTCATGCCCTATTACAAAG ACCATTTGGAGCGGATCGTGGAGATCGCCCGGCTGCGTGCGGTACAGCGGAAGGCCCGCTTTGCCAAGCTCAAGGTCTGTGTCTTCAAGGAGGAGATGCCCATCACCCCCTACGAGTGTCCGCTTCTCAACTCCCTGCGCTTCGAGCGGAGCGACAGCGACGGGCAGCTCTTTGAGCACCACTGCGAAGTGGATGTGTCCTTTGGGCCCTGGGAGGCTGTGGCTGATGTTTATGACCTACTGCACTGCCTGGTCACGGACCTGTCAGCCCAGGGCCTCATCGTGGACCACCAGTGCATCGGGGTGTGCGACAAGCACCTCATCAACCACTACTACTGCAAGCGCCCCATCTATGAGTTCAAGATCACGTGGTG